Proteins from one Camelina sativa cultivar DH55 chromosome 8, Cs, whole genome shotgun sequence genomic window:
- the LOC104706638 gene encoding putative GEM-like protein 8: MTLSKVHQQVIAFPAAKTAPLLYLPDPADSINKLQIPTSSKVSLSTDKGKSILRKKKTDSFINGARDQDKLGPKLTEKVKRKLSLGAKILQMGGLEKIYKRLFKVCDEEKLFKAYQCYLSTTAGPMAGLLFISSKKIAFCSERSIKVASPQGDLTRVHYKVSIPLCKINGVNQSQNTKKPSQKFLEVVTVDGFDFWFMGFLSHQKAFNCLEQALSLSYEQ; this comes from the coding sequence ATGACATTGAGCAAAGTTCACCAACAAGTTATTGCATTTCCTGCGGCCAAGACTGCTCCGTTGCTTTACTTGCCTGACCCTGCAGATTCCAtcaacaagctccaaatccCAACTTCTTCAAAGGTTTCTCTTTCAACAGACAAGGGAAAATCAATCCTGCGAAAGAAGAAAACCGATAGCTTCATAAACGGAGCTAGAGACCAGGACAAGTTAGGACCAAAGCTAActgaaaaagtaaagagaaagcTATCCTTGGGAGCTAAGATCCTTCAAATGGGAGGCTTAGAGAAGATCTACAAGAGACTCTTCAAAGTCTGCGATGAGGAGAAACTATTCAAGGCGTACCAATGTTACCTATCCACAACGGCAGGTCCCATGGCAGGCCTACTCTTCATCTCATCAAAGAAGATTGCATTCTGCAGCGAAAGATCGATCAAGGTGGCTTCTCCTCAGGGAGATCTCACTAGGGTTCATTACAAAGTATCAATCCCCTTGtgcaagatcaatggagtgaacCAGAGTCAGAACACAAAGAAGCCATCTCAGAAGTTCCTTGAAGTAGTTACGGTCGATGGATTTGACTTCTGGTTTATGGGATTCTTGAGCCACCAAAAAGCTTTCAACTGCCTCGAGCAAGCGCTTTCTCTGAGCTACGAGCAATGA
- the LOC104706639 gene encoding uncharacterized protein LOC104706639: EFLKSYGLIPTRFKDPNIVIGSVLQTKGSSSSSGAKAEDEEVRRPCIVLQDIWSAVDKWSSFGRKVSLSVEGIDEKVNHHFVPSLSAIQIFTLKPFTDDDPRSSATGVDDGTVTGSAEPDSSGKRDVNADHLGYLYFQYNETDKPFLREPLTSMITDRLAKQHPGLTTLKSSDLSPYSWISIAWYPIYPIPPVDNKDMSTVFLTYHSLKPNFPETNGKDVKGKENGVSGETKVELPPFAAVTYKVFGNVWIMPGTSDNQKIEMCEKAASSWLKLIGFFHNDFNFFMSRKFCGVPK; encoded by the exons GAGTTTTTGAAAAGTTATGGTCTTATTCCAACCCGGTTTAAGGATCCGAATATTGTAATCGGGTCTGTTTTGCAGACAAAGGgatcgtcgtcatcatcaggAGCCAaagcagaagatgaagaagtgaGAAGGCCTTGCATCGTCCTTCAAGACATTTGGTCTGCCGTTGATAAGTGGAGCTCCTTTGGTCGTAAAGTTTCTCTTTCCGTGGAAGGCATCGACGAGAAGGTTAACCATCACTTTGTTCCTTCACTCTCTGCCATTCAGATCTTCACCCTCAAACCCTTCACTGATGATGATCCAAG GAGCTCTGCGACTGGAGTAGATGATGGTACAGTGACAGGATCTGCTGAACCTGACTCTTCTGGCAAACGGGATGTGAATGCTGATCACTTGGGCTAcctttattttcaatataatgAGACAGATAAGCCGTTCCTAAGAGAACCTCTTACTTCCATG ATCACCGATAGACTAGCTAAGCAGCACCCTGGATTGACTACTCTGAAAAGTTCAGATCTTTCTCCATATAGCTGGATTTCGATTGCTTG GTATCCCATTTATCCAATTCCACCAGTGGACAATAAGGATATGTCTACCGTTTTCCTAACGTACCATTCACTGAAGCCAAACTTTCCAG AAACAAATGGTAAAGATGTTAAGGGGAAAGAAAACGGAGTGTCAGGTGAAACAAAAGTTGAACTTCCTCCATTTGCTGCAGTGACTTACAAGGTCTTTGGTAATGTGTGGATCATGCCTGGGACATCAGACAATCAGAAGATAGAGATGTGTGAAAAGGCTGCTTCCTCATGGCTGAAATTAATCGGCTTCTTTCACAATGACTTCAACTTCTTTATGTCCCGGAAGTTTTGTGGAGTGCCCAAATGA